The following coding sequences are from one bacterium SCSIO 12741 window:
- a CDS encoding endonuclease/exonuclease/phosphatase family protein, with amino-acid sequence MFGLRSYKPTKKLGWFFRMCLFIWVFATILVLVGRDTLILGTALILGRPLWIIGGVFWSWFIDRRLVSRPLKRVVWLLLALLLLEYSWVGINRESLGEPATPKTEISIITYNLFFKNKAPQQSLSILEQAQADVLFLQEITPQWYAILEKKLSKSHPYRVVLPYRGTHGLAVYSRFPLKQIKVMNNDSKLPFAQWVSLEVAGRKLLAVHAHLASPAVAVENPDRFFPLIHKNHQLRIEQLNQIQEQAILWEPDYSSIFLIGDLNTTPHEPIYRQLTDDWVDGFEEAGSGNPDNFPNSSHLPAITRLDYVMAKGELQFQKVQVFKGGSSDHLALKARVAL; translated from the coding sequence ATGTTTGGTCTAAGATCTTATAAACCAACGAAAAAGTTAGGCTGGTTTTTTCGCATGTGCCTGTTTATCTGGGTGTTTGCGACTATCCTGGTTTTGGTGGGCAGAGATACCCTCATTCTCGGTACAGCCTTAATTCTGGGACGTCCGTTATGGATTATTGGCGGTGTTTTTTGGTCCTGGTTTATCGATCGCCGCCTAGTTTCTCGCCCTCTAAAGCGGGTGGTTTGGCTACTCCTGGCGCTACTATTGTTAGAATATAGCTGGGTAGGGATTAACCGGGAAAGCTTAGGAGAGCCCGCCACTCCAAAAACTGAAATATCCATAATCACTTACAATCTGTTTTTTAAAAACAAAGCGCCCCAACAGTCTTTAAGCATATTGGAACAGGCCCAGGCAGATGTACTTTTTCTACAGGAGATCACTCCGCAGTGGTATGCTATTTTGGAAAAGAAATTATCAAAATCTCATCCTTATAGAGTTGTATTGCCCTATCGTGGTACCCATGGATTGGCCGTGTATAGTCGATTTCCCTTGAAGCAAATCAAGGTGATGAACAACGATTCAAAGCTGCCATTTGCGCAATGGGTAAGTTTGGAAGTAGCCGGGAGGAAGCTGTTGGCGGTTCATGCTCACCTGGCTTCTCCGGCGGTGGCCGTAGAAAATCCAGATCGGTTTTTCCCATTGATTCATAAAAACCACCAATTGCGAATCGAACAATTGAATCAGATTCAAGAGCAGGCTATTCTATGGGAACCTGACTATTCATCCATCTTTTTAATTGGTGACCTCAATACTACACCTCATGAACCCATATACCGGCAATTAACCGATGATTGGGTAGATGGATTTGAGGAGGCAGGTTCAGGAAACCCTGACAATTTCCCCAATTCGTCACACCTACCGGCGATAACTCGGTTGGACTATGTGATGGCAAAAGGTGAGCTCCAATTCCAAAAAGTACAAGTCTTTAAAGGAGGTAGCTCAGACCACCTGGCTCTTAAAGCGAGGGTAGCTCTGTAA
- a CDS encoding zinc-ribbon domain-containing protein, whose translation MIIYGSRSAALSSDTPEKLICPNCQTEGSTRIHVFGRYAHIFWIPLFPVGRPAVAECSHCQAAYDKKEMTAEMRQAADALSSSTKTPIWFFSGLAVIAVLAGVIFYTGQVNSENNKRYIEEPMAGDKYDYKSGDGMYSTLLVDRVDSDSVYVFENTMQVDKRSQLRKIDKPEYYPETTYGVSRQDVKDLFQDGTIFDIDRDE comes from the coding sequence ATGATAATTTACGGATCACGATCAGCTGCCCTATCTTCGGATACCCCTGAAAAACTAATTTGCCCCAATTGTCAAACTGAAGGAAGCACTCGCATTCATGTATTTGGACGCTATGCACATATCTTCTGGATTCCCTTGTTTCCAGTTGGAAGGCCTGCTGTGGCAGAATGTAGCCATTGCCAAGCGGCCTATGACAAAAAAGAAATGACTGCCGAAATGAGGCAGGCGGCTGATGCCTTGAGCTCATCGACGAAAACACCTATTTGGTTTTTTTCCGGATTGGCCGTCATTGCTGTTTTAGCGGGAGTGATTTTCTACACCGGTCAAGTAAATAGTGAAAACAACAAGCGATACATCGAAGAACCCATGGCAGGGGACAAGTATGATTACAAGTCAGGTGATGGCATGTATTCCACCCTTCTTGTAGATCGGGTAGACTCAGATAGTGTTTATGTTTTTGAAAATACGATGCAGGTCGATAAACGCTCTCAATTGCGCAAAATCGACAAGCCCGAGTATTACCCGGAAACTACCTATGGCGTATCTCGTCAAGATGTAAAAGACCTCTTTCAAGACGGAACTATTTTCGACATAGATCGAGACGAATAG
- a CDS encoding GNAT family N-acetyltransferase, producing the protein MHFRRALRKDLESLIEMLADDELGKLREDYQLPLPSAYEEAFAKIDQDNNQHLTVVTNDRGELIGMLQLTFIPYLTYQGGVRAQVEGVRIKKSHRGQGTGEQMMAWAIEKAKQEGAHVLQLTTDKLRPDAIRFYEKLGFTASHEGMKLHLPQNLKS; encoded by the coding sequence TTGCATTTTAGAAGAGCCCTTCGAAAGGATCTGGAATCACTGATAGAAATGCTGGCTGATGATGAACTGGGAAAACTGCGTGAGGATTACCAACTCCCGCTTCCTTCGGCCTATGAAGAGGCATTTGCCAAAATTGATCAGGATAACAATCAACATTTAACCGTGGTGACCAACGACCGCGGAGAGCTTATCGGAATGTTGCAATTGACCTTTATTCCTTACTTGACCTATCAAGGTGGGGTAAGGGCGCAGGTAGAAGGAGTTCGAATTAAGAAATCGCACCGTGGCCAAGGAACAGGTGAACAAATGATGGCTTGGGCAATCGAAAAGGCCAAGCAGGAAGGAGCTCACGTCTTACAGTTAACTACAGATAAATTAAGACCAGATGCCATCCGGTTTTACGAAAAGCTCGGATTCACAGCCAGTCATGAGGGCATGAAATTACATTTACCTCAAAATCTCAAATCATGA
- a CDS encoding peptidylprolyl isomerase: MKTRLLIAAILLGLGSAKAQTQVTLYTTLGDVVVEMYDTLTPITSGNFVQLAESKYYDGVIFHRVINNFMIQGGDPTGTGSGGPGYTIQDEFDSSLSNIQKTISMANRGPNTGGSQFFINLVNNTYLDFNKAPLTSKHAVFGIVVSGFNVVQDIGKVPTNAQDRPLSAVAMDSVRVTFDPDTVGSGGSGGGGGGGGVGVGIEQHSTAQLFEVFPNPISGQSFITIHTDLKASGELTLINQQGQILFGQKLSLSPGYQQVEIEGLNQVSNGMYYLYWKTGAEERHFPLVVNNH, encoded by the coding sequence ATGAAAACAAGACTACTCATTGCCGCAATACTCTTGGGCTTAGGCTCTGCAAAGGCACAAACGCAAGTAACATTATATACCACCTTGGGAGATGTTGTGGTGGAAATGTACGATACACTCACTCCCATAACCTCAGGAAACTTTGTTCAACTGGCTGAAAGCAAGTACTACGATGGAGTCATTTTTCACCGGGTAATCAATAATTTCATGATTCAAGGGGGGGATCCTACCGGTACTGGGTCAGGAGGACCTGGGTATACCATTCAGGATGAATTTGATAGTAGCTTGAGCAACATTCAAAAAACTATTTCCATGGCCAATCGAGGACCTAATACAGGTGGGAGTCAGTTTTTTATCAATTTAGTGAACAATACCTACCTCGATTTCAATAAGGCTCCTTTAACCTCTAAACATGCTGTGTTTGGTATAGTAGTTAGTGGTTTCAATGTGGTACAGGACATTGGTAAAGTTCCTACCAATGCTCAAGATCGCCCTTTAAGTGCTGTGGCCATGGATAGTGTAAGAGTAACCTTTGATCCGGATACCGTTGGAAGCGGTGGTTCAGGCGGCGGCGGTGGCGGCGGTGGAGTCGGTGTTGGAATAGAACAGCATTCAACCGCTCAACTTTTTGAAGTATTCCCCAATCCCATTTCCGGGCAGTCTTTCATCACGATTCACACCGACTTAAAAGCATCTGGGGAGTTGACTCTTATTAATCAGCAAGGTCAGATACTTTTTGGGCAAAAACTGAGTTTATCGCCAGGTTACCAGCAAGTAGAGATAGAAGGATTAAACCAGGTGTCTAATGGCATGTACTATTTGTATTGGAAAACAGGAGCTGAAGAGCGTCATTTTCCTTTGGTAGTAAATAATCATTAA
- a CDS encoding group III truncated hemoglobin, protein MKDIEKREDIELLVDTFYQKVIKDPVIGYLFNEVVPLNWELHIPKMYDFWESVLLDSQNYRGNPMKAHLDLHVKEALKKEHFDQWLVLFDQTLKELFSGPKADLALVRAQSIATVIQAKIYQFEKGMVG, encoded by the coding sequence ATGAAAGACATAGAGAAGAGAGAAGATATTGAGTTGTTGGTTGATACTTTCTATCAAAAAGTAATTAAAGACCCGGTTATCGGGTATTTGTTTAACGAGGTGGTTCCTTTGAATTGGGAACTACACATCCCCAAAATGTACGATTTCTGGGAGTCGGTTTTACTCGATAGTCAGAATTACCGGGGAAATCCGATGAAGGCACACCTGGACTTGCACGTAAAAGAGGCCTTGAAAAAAGAGCATTTTGATCAATGGTTGGTTCTGTTTGATCAAACCCTTAAGGAGTTATTTTCAGGACCCAAAGCCGATTTAGCCTTAGTTAGAGCGCAGTCTATTGCCACGGTTATTCAGGCCAAGATCTATCAATTTGAAAAGGGCATGGTTGGCTAA
- a CDS encoding SIMPL domain-containing protein, with protein MKKLALIPLLFLILFSATSFSQEQKTEPFIEVRGKSELEVTPDRIYLYIHLREKPESKEKVDINQLEKELRKALSDAGIDLSKLVLADASTSYQAIRRRKKDVVAQKNYRLLVTTANEVGLVFKVCDDLDINQAGIERVDHSEMAQYRKDIRIMAMKAAKEKADYMLEAIGEETGQALEVREDHNYFGQRGARYNTLANVMMETSDGGGGDDYGSLPNLEFKSIKLTSEVYIKFAISERK; from the coding sequence ATGAAAAAATTAGCCCTGATTCCACTGCTGTTTCTGATTCTCTTTAGTGCGACTTCATTCAGCCAGGAACAGAAAACAGAACCCTTTATTGAAGTACGTGGTAAGAGTGAGTTGGAAGTAACCCCAGATCGTATCTATCTGTACATCCATTTACGTGAAAAGCCTGAGTCCAAGGAAAAAGTGGATATAAATCAACTCGAAAAGGAATTGAGGAAAGCGCTTAGCGATGCGGGTATAGATTTGTCCAAATTGGTATTAGCGGATGCAAGCACAAGTTACCAGGCCATAAGACGTCGCAAAAAGGATGTGGTCGCCCAAAAGAACTACCGACTGCTGGTCACCACGGCCAATGAAGTAGGTTTGGTGTTTAAGGTTTGTGATGATCTGGATATCAATCAGGCTGGTATTGAACGAGTGGATCACAGCGAAATGGCCCAATACAGAAAGGATATTCGCATTATGGCCATGAAGGCGGCCAAGGAGAAAGCGGATTATATGCTGGAGGCCATTGGAGAAGAAACCGGTCAGGCTTTGGAAGTGCGTGAAGACCACAATTATTTCGGGCAACGCGGAGCTCGTTACAACACCTTGGCCAATGTTATGATGGAAACAAGCGACGGAGGTGGGGGAGACGATTACGGAAGTCTGCCAAATTTGGAGTTCAAATCCATCAAACTGACCAGTGAAGTTTATATCAAGTTTGCTATATCAGAGCGGAAATGA
- a CDS encoding class I SAM-dependent methyltransferase has protein sequence MKESKSIPDFATINRKSWNDRVESHVDSDFYDMQSFLQGKTSLNEEEINLLGDVNGLSLLHLQCHFGQDTLSLARMGAKATGVDLSDQAINQAKKLNEDLGLDAEFVCCNLYDLPEHLDAQFDRVFTSYGTIGWLPDLEPWAALVARYLKPGGQFVMVDFHPTLWMFDDDFSKIQYRYFNSDPIIETQTGTYADRESGVEIKDVSWNHSMSSLLTSLMRQGLELSHFGEYDYSNYSCFNHLEEFAPGKFRVKHLGNKIPMMYSIVATKPL, from the coding sequence ATGAAAGAATCAAAATCAATCCCAGACTTTGCCACCATTAACCGCAAAAGCTGGAACGACCGTGTTGAATCACACGTCGATTCTGACTTCTACGATATGCAATCCTTTCTTCAGGGAAAAACATCGCTCAATGAGGAAGAGATTAATCTATTGGGTGATGTGAATGGACTTTCATTGCTCCATCTTCAATGTCATTTTGGTCAGGATACCTTGTCTCTGGCCCGAATGGGAGCAAAGGCTACCGGTGTGGACTTGTCTGACCAGGCCATTAATCAAGCCAAAAAACTCAATGAAGACTTAGGTTTAGATGCCGAATTCGTGTGCTGCAATTTGTATGATTTACCCGAGCATTTAGACGCCCAATTTGATCGTGTGTTCACCTCTTATGGTACCATCGGTTGGTTGCCTGATTTAGAGCCTTGGGCCGCACTTGTGGCTCGATACCTGAAACCAGGAGGGCAATTCGTAATGGTCGATTTTCATCCCACGCTGTGGATGTTTGACGATGATTTTTCGAAAATACAATACCGTTATTTCAATTCTGATCCCATTATCGAAACCCAAACCGGTACCTATGCGGATAGAGAATCAGGAGTAGAAATAAAAGACGTTTCCTGGAATCATTCCATGAGTTCATTACTCACCTCGTTAATGAGACAAGGCTTAGAACTGAGCCATTTCGGAGAATACGACTACTCGAACTACAGCTGCTTCAATCACCTGGAGGAATTTGCACCAGGTAAATTTCGCGTTAAACATCTGGGGAATAAGATTCCGATGATGTACTCCATTGTGGCCACGAAGCCCTTGTAG
- a CDS encoding T9SS type A sorting domain-containing protein encodes MNRIIERVGVGLLICLMSNSLWAQFQVDRVGDLPEAVSNNAVCEGFINGEAYLYSFGGIDTSKKYSGIHLRSFRFNTQTGLAERIPDLPDTLGKVAAAASRIGDVIYIAGGYHVYANGNERSSNKMHRYQISTNSFLPDGQNMPVATDDHVQAVWKDSLIYLITGWSHSGNIPLVQIYDAKNDSWTAGSNVPNNHDYKSFGSSGIIIGDTIYYYGGASGSAGFAAQNQLRMGVINPSDPTQITWSISTPDSNEYGYRMACARLENKVLWIGGSEVTYNYNGIAYNGSGGVAPINRYIYITHPDQIWIKDQISVPMDLRGVADVGMGVFYLAGGMEEDQKVTSAVHQLRWNHLNLPDLETVAQQLTLYPQPARNQITLNWKQEIIKPWKVKLYHSSGRLLEERNMNQETMIWKLNYSPGIYYFLLNDGESTISKRFVLSE; translated from the coding sequence ATGAACAGAATAATTGAAAGAGTAGGAGTAGGATTGCTTATTTGCCTGATGTCGAATTCACTTTGGGCCCAGTTTCAGGTGGATCGGGTAGGGGACTTACCTGAAGCGGTGAGCAACAATGCCGTTTGTGAAGGTTTTATCAATGGGGAGGCCTACCTTTATTCCTTTGGTGGAATTGATACTAGCAAGAAATATTCAGGCATCCATTTACGATCCTTTCGTTTCAATACCCAGACCGGATTAGCTGAGCGCATCCCGGATTTACCCGATACTTTGGGTAAGGTGGCTGCTGCGGCTTCTCGAATAGGAGACGTTATATACATTGCTGGTGGCTATCATGTTTATGCCAACGGCAATGAGCGTTCATCCAATAAAATGCATCGCTATCAGATTTCGACCAATTCTTTTTTACCGGATGGACAAAATATGCCCGTTGCAACGGATGATCATGTACAAGCCGTTTGGAAAGACAGTCTGATTTATCTAATCACAGGCTGGAGCCACTCGGGAAATATTCCCTTGGTGCAGATTTACGACGCCAAAAACGATTCCTGGACTGCCGGTAGCAATGTGCCAAACAACCACGATTACAAGTCCTTTGGATCTTCTGGGATTATTATTGGTGACACCATTTATTACTACGGTGGAGCATCTGGTAGTGCCGGATTTGCAGCTCAAAATCAATTGCGAATGGGAGTGATAAATCCGTCAGATCCAACTCAAATCACCTGGTCCATTTCCACACCCGATTCCAACGAATATGGTTACCGTATGGCGTGTGCCCGGTTGGAAAATAAAGTACTTTGGATTGGTGGTAGCGAGGTAACCTACAACTACAATGGAATAGCCTACAATGGCAGTGGCGGGGTTGCTCCGATAAACCGTTATATATATATCACTCACCCTGATCAAATCTGGATTAAGGATCAAATCTCCGTTCCGATGGATTTAAGGGGAGTGGCCGATGTGGGAATGGGTGTATTCTACCTCGCCGGTGGTATGGAAGAGGACCAGAAAGTGACCAGCGCTGTTCATCAATTGCGATGGAACCATTTGAACCTCCCGGATTTGGAAACAGTCGCTCAGCAATTGACCCTATATCCTCAACCGGCGAGGAATCAAATTACACTGAACTGGAAACAGGAGATTATCAAACCATGGAAGGTTAAGCTTTACCATTCCTCTGGCCGATTGCTGGAAGAACGAAACATGAACCAAGAAACCATGATATGGAAATTGAATTATTCTCCAGGCATTTATTACTTCCTGCTTAACGACGGAGAATCGACCATTTCGAAGCGCTTTGTGTTGAGCGAATGA
- a CDS encoding SdpI family protein has protein sequence MGLSGCPFIYLALIWSGLPESVPIHWDAEGNIDDWGPKITLLLIPILLPLLTYAVFLIVPTIDPKKKIKNMGGKFYQLRFWMTLFMSVLALYILYSSKEQAAAPPDILFILLGLLFVVMGNYFKTIRPNYFLGIRSPWTLENEQIWRKTHSFAGTLWLVGGMVIVLTGLLLSGSLMMVVFVTVTLIIGLVPYVYSYLQFKQKQITDS, from the coding sequence ATTGGCCTTAGTGGCTGCCCCTTTATTTATCTTGCTCTTATATGGTCTGGTCTTCCTGAAAGTGTACCCATTCATTGGGATGCGGAAGGCAACATCGATGACTGGGGCCCAAAAATCACCTTGCTTCTTATTCCCATATTGTTACCCTTGCTCACCTATGCTGTTTTCCTGATAGTTCCTACCATCGACCCAAAGAAGAAAATCAAGAACATGGGTGGCAAGTTTTATCAGCTTCGATTTTGGATGACTTTGTTTATGTCCGTATTGGCCCTTTACATTCTCTATTCCTCCAAAGAGCAAGCTGCCGCCCCGCCTGATATCCTTTTCATTCTATTAGGTCTCCTGTTTGTGGTTATGGGTAATTACTTTAAAACCATTCGCCCCAATTACTTTCTTGGTATTCGTAGCCCATGGACATTGGAGAACGAACAAATCTGGAGGAAAACCCACTCTTTTGCTGGAACACTCTGGTTAGTAGGAGGGATGGTGATTGTATTGACCGGATTACTGCTTAGCGGAAGTTTGATGATGGTCGTCTTTGTTACGGTTACCTTGATCATAGGCTTGGTTCCTTATGTATATTCGTACCTGCAATTCAAGCAAAAACAAATTACCGATTCATGA
- a CDS encoding antibiotic biosynthesis monooxygenase, whose protein sequence is MFAVIYSFEVKPGNDQKLIDAWSGLTDLIYRHEGSLGSRLHHETGNRYLAYAQWPSREGWKEAGANMPAEAEKYRKAMKESCLKIETLHELNPVSDLLQTKPFSK, encoded by the coding sequence ATGTTTGCTGTGATCTATTCCTTTGAAGTTAAACCTGGCAATGACCAGAAACTAATTGATGCCTGGTCAGGGCTAACGGACTTAATCTACCGGCATGAGGGAAGTTTAGGATCTCGTTTACACCACGAAACGGGTAATCGATACCTGGCTTATGCGCAATGGCCCAGTCGAGAGGGATGGAAGGAAGCTGGGGCCAATATGCCAGCAGAGGCAGAGAAGTACAGAAAGGCCATGAAGGAGTCCTGTCTGAAAATAGAAACCTTGCATGAATTAAATCCAGTGAGTGACCTTCTTCAAACAAAACCGTTCTCTAAATAA
- a CDS encoding tetratricopeptide repeat protein, with translation MKPSLFLFACLFLSGFSSFSCINVYRTTLDGNVHSSDAYRGIVYPKSIDAAKLRLEAQRLEKRWGTDSSYQDLSDYAAALIYLGELEKSKSIYHFLESQRPGSYVTASNLGTIYELLGKPDSAHYWIARSMKINPQSHGGSEWIHLKILEFQLNPDRDSTSSILGLDFGKEGIPENIKGIHLIELRDHLTIQLKERGYFVKPPNWIVGNIYFDYGNVIAQTLNVEAALESYEEAAKFGFHSPLMEKRENALQSLAWRASFKNGWDRALNGALDEILVVAVGGILFLLFLIWVVKWKLMR, from the coding sequence ATGAAACCTTCATTATTCTTGTTCGCCTGTTTATTTCTTTCTGGTTTTTCTTCTTTTTCCTGTATCAATGTCTATCGAACCACCCTGGATGGAAACGTACATTCGTCTGATGCTTACAGAGGGATCGTTTATCCCAAAAGTATAGATGCTGCAAAACTCCGCCTCGAAGCGCAACGTTTGGAAAAGAGATGGGGCACGGACAGTTCTTACCAGGATCTATCTGATTATGCAGCCGCGTTAATCTACTTGGGCGAATTGGAAAAATCCAAGTCAATCTACCATTTTTTGGAATCTCAGCGACCAGGATCATACGTAACGGCCTCCAACCTGGGAACGATCTACGAGTTGTTAGGAAAACCTGATTCTGCCCATTATTGGATTGCCAGGTCCATGAAGATTAATCCGCAGTCTCATGGAGGGTCAGAATGGATTCACTTAAAAATTTTGGAATTTCAACTCAATCCAGATCGGGATTCCACCAGCTCTATCCTTGGACTCGATTTTGGAAAGGAAGGAATACCGGAGAATATCAAGGGTATCCATCTTATAGAACTCAGGGACCATTTAACCATTCAACTAAAAGAACGAGGCTACTTTGTAAAACCACCAAACTGGATTGTGGGAAACATCTATTTTGATTATGGCAATGTGATTGCTCAAACATTGAACGTGGAAGCGGCATTGGAGAGTTATGAAGAAGCGGCTAAATTCGGCTTTCACTCACCCTTAATGGAGAAACGTGAAAACGCCTTACAATCTTTGGCCTGGAGAGCCAGTTTTAAGAATGGGTGGGATAGAGCGCTTAATGGTGCCCTCGATGAAATCCTGGTGGTTGCGGTTGGTGGTATACTATTTCTGCTCTTTCTTATTTGGGTCGTTAAGTGGAAATTAATGAGGTAA
- a CDS encoding winged helix-turn-helix transcriptional regulator, protein MNNLFKALNDPTRREILELLKDKDLSAGEIADHFNISKPSISHHLDLLKRADLVSSEKKGQFVVYSINTSILEDLLTWIVTLKK, encoded by the coding sequence ATGAATAACCTCTTTAAAGCACTAAATGATCCCACGAGAAGGGAAATTTTGGAGTTGTTGAAAGACAAGGATTTATCCGCTGGAGAGATAGCCGACCATTTCAACATTTCCAAACCCAGCATTTCTCATCATCTCGATCTACTCAAACGGGCCGATTTAGTGAGTTCCGAAAAGAAAGGCCAGTTCGTTGTGTATTCCATTAATACCAGCATTCTGGAAGATTTATTAACCTGGATAGTTACCCTGAAAAAATAG
- a CDS encoding NAD(P)H-binding protein, protein MKIAVTAASGQLGGSIVRELLQNGKHEVVAVARTPEKVDMPGVEVRKGDYAQPTDWPEALKEVDAVLIVSANGEPGQRIGWHRNIIEGAKQSGVQKVVYTSIIGPSSGGAFSPIVQSNRQTEEDIQNSGLDWAIGRNGLYIEPDFEYVDNYVKEGGIINCAGQGKCGYTSRSELAIAYRHLLENDQHSQGVYNLNGDPVSQNQLAEAINSVFGTRLSFKAISVDEYAAERKAALGEFMGTVIAGIYAGIGEGAFNVNSDFQEVVGRAHLSLPDMARQFHG, encoded by the coding sequence ATGAAAATAGCAGTAACCGCGGCCAGTGGACAGCTCGGAGGAAGTATCGTTCGTGAATTACTTCAGAACGGTAAGCACGAAGTTGTAGCGGTTGCCAGAACACCAGAAAAAGTGGATATGCCTGGGGTAGAGGTAAGAAAAGGAGATTATGCTCAACCCACCGATTGGCCAGAGGCTCTGAAAGAGGTGGATGCAGTTCTCATTGTATCGGCTAATGGAGAACCTGGACAAAGGATAGGTTGGCACCGAAACATAATTGAAGGTGCCAAGCAAAGTGGTGTTCAAAAAGTGGTATATACCAGCATTATTGGGCCGAGTAGTGGTGGAGCTTTTAGTCCCATTGTTCAAAGCAACCGACAGACCGAAGAAGATATTCAAAACTCGGGCCTGGATTGGGCTATCGGTCGAAATGGGCTGTACATAGAACCTGATTTTGAATATGTAGATAATTACGTGAAAGAGGGCGGTATTATCAATTGTGCAGGACAGGGCAAGTGTGGTTATACCAGTAGAAGTGAGTTAGCCATAGCTTACCGTCATTTGTTGGAAAATGATCAGCATAGCCAGGGGGTGTACAACCTCAATGGAGATCCTGTCTCCCAAAATCAATTAGCAGAGGCGATTAATTCGGTTTTTGGAACCCGACTAAGCTTCAAAGCCATTTCTGTGGATGAGTATGCGGCCGAGCGAAAAGCTGCTCTCGGAGAGTTTATGGGAACGGTAATAGCCGGAATCTATGCCGGAATAGGGGAAGGGGCATTTAATGTGAATTCGGACTTTCAAGAGGTGGTTGGCCGTGCTCATTTGAGCCTTCCAGATATGGCCAGACAATTTCATGGATAA
- a CDS encoding DinB family protein — MTFELQSGIPILERTPILLNDWLKNLDEAWIFENEGGESWSPYYVVGHLLHGEITDWLPRAKLILDSPDEVQTFIPFDRFAQLEMSRGKTMDELLEEFAEWRARNLETLKSWQLTDRELELKAVHPELGEVTLRQLLASWVVHDLSHIAQIGRVMAKQYKDEVGPWAMYMPLLTR; from the coding sequence ATGACATTCGAATTGCAATCTGGTATACCCATATTAGAACGCACACCGATTCTTCTAAACGACTGGCTTAAAAACCTGGATGAAGCCTGGATATTTGAAAATGAGGGAGGGGAGAGTTGGAGCCCCTATTACGTTGTTGGCCATTTACTTCACGGAGAAATAACCGATTGGCTGCCAAGAGCCAAGTTGATCTTGGATAGCCCTGATGAGGTACAAACTTTCATTCCCTTCGATCGTTTTGCCCAACTTGAGATGAGCCGGGGAAAAACCATGGACGAGTTATTGGAAGAATTTGCCGAGTGGCGTGCCCGAAATCTCGAAACCTTAAAATCCTGGCAATTGACGGATAGAGAGTTGGAACTTAAAGCGGTTCATCCTGAATTAGGTGAAGTTACCCTAAGGCAATTGCTGGCCAGTTGGGTAGTACATGACCTTTCTCACATCGCTCAAATTGGCCGGGTTATGGCCAAGCAATACAAAGACGAAGTGGGGCCCTGGGCTATGTACATGCCTTTATTAACCCGATAG